One region of Chlorobiota bacterium genomic DNA includes:
- a CDS encoding phosphatase PAP2 family protein — protein MPSQQTQPIPGAASRPLLLGLAVAVVAGIGFLALAHGVLEDQFGSINKQVLLSIHAYQSPFLTAIARALSFIGSGVGVTVIGASVCAHWIRKRRGLDAWMLGALLVGCALITEALKQIYQQARPRVFPPLEAIFNFSFPSGHTLTSFAFALFVGVLMLRRGKPTAKRWWSAAGLLALAALIASSRMYLGVHWPTDVAAGMLVAVIWSATCLLTRRWVLARRERRKPR, from the coding sequence ATGCCTTCCCAACAAACACAACCGATTCCCGGCGCAGCCAGCCGCCCGTTGCTGCTGGGGCTTGCGGTGGCAGTTGTTGCGGGGATTGGATTCCTGGCGCTTGCACATGGCGTGTTGGAAGATCAGTTCGGCAGCATCAACAAGCAGGTGTTGCTCTCCATCCACGCGTATCAATCTCCATTCCTGACGGCGATTGCCCGCGCTTTAAGTTTTATCGGCTCGGGGGTTGGGGTTACGGTGATTGGGGCCTCCGTTTGCGCCCACTGGATCCGGAAGCGGCGCGGCCTGGACGCTTGGATGCTGGGCGCGTTGCTGGTGGGTTGCGCGTTGATTACCGAAGCGTTGAAGCAGATCTATCAGCAAGCCCGCCCGCGGGTGTTCCCGCCGCTGGAGGCAATCTTCAATTTCAGTTTTCCAAGCGGCCACACGCTTACGTCGTTCGCGTTTGCGTTGTTCGTTGGGGTGCTGATGCTGCGGCGGGGGAAGCCAACGGCAAAGCGTTGGTGGAGTGCCGCGGGCCTTCTGGCCCTTGCTGCGTTGATCGCCAGCAGCCGAATGTACCTGGGCGTTCACTGGCCCACCGATGTTGCGGCGGGTATGTTGGTTGCTGTTATCTGGAGCGCGACCTGCCTTCTGACGCGCCGGTGGGTTCTGGCCCGGCGGGAGCGGCGCAAGCCACGGTAA
- the moaA gene encoding GTP 3',8-cyclase MoaA gives MNRLVDRYNRQHTYLRISVTDRCNLRCAYCMPVENMVWRKSEEILSFEEILRVARVAVGMGVEKIRVTGGEPLVRSGVEQLLVRLKQIPGLRTLAVTTNGVLLRRTLPAIRHAVDSFNISLDTFRPDRFRQLTRRDALHDTLDGIEAALQAGYRNLKINAVVMRGVNDDELLEFAEFTAQRPVAVRFIEFMPFSGNQWTLDKCVPMAEILERLEAGYHLSRIPDEASPISRDYQLRSRATGHQHQGTVGVIASMTQPFCSSCSRLRLTAEGKVMPCLHSPMEFDLQAVMRGGGDDAAIESLLLQAVGAKPKEHLPAEELAGHGVRVMIQIGG, from the coding sequence ATGAACCGCTTGGTAGATCGCTATAACCGCCAACACACCTATCTCCGCATCTCGGTGACGGACCGGTGCAACCTGCGCTGTGCGTACTGTATGCCCGTGGAAAATATGGTGTGGCGGAAATCGGAGGAGATACTCAGCTTCGAGGAGATTCTGCGCGTTGCCCGCGTGGCGGTGGGGATGGGGGTGGAGAAAATTCGGGTGACGGGGGGGGAGCCGCTGGTTCGGTCAGGGGTTGAGCAACTGCTGGTTCGGCTGAAGCAGATTCCGGGATTGCGCACGTTGGCTGTCACCACCAACGGGGTGCTGCTTCGGCGCACGCTGCCGGCGATTCGCCACGCGGTGGATAGCTTCAATATCTCCCTTGACACTTTCCGCCCCGACCGCTTCCGCCAGCTAACCCGCCGCGATGCCCTGCACGACACCCTTGACGGCATTGAGGCCGCGTTGCAGGCCGGCTACCGGAACCTGAAAATCAACGCCGTGGTGATGCGTGGCGTGAACGATGACGAGCTGCTGGAGTTCGCGGAGTTCACGGCGCAACGCCCGGTGGCGGTGCGGTTTATTGAGTTCATGCCCTTTTCCGGCAACCAGTGGACGCTGGACAAGTGCGTCCCAATGGCGGAGATTTTAGAGAGATTGGAGGCCGGGTATCACCTTTCCCGCATTCCCGACGAAGCCTCGCCCATCAGCCGCGATTACCAGCTGCGCAGCCGTGCCACCGGCCACCAGCACCAGGGAACCGTGGGGGTGATTGCCTCGATGACGCAGCCATTTTGCAGCAGTTGCTCACGCCTTCGGCTGACGGCCGAGGGGAAGGTGATGCCCTGCTTGCATTCGCCGATGGAGTTCGACCTGCAAGCGGTGATGCGCGGCGGCGGCGATGATGCGGCAATCGAATCGCTGTTGCTGCAGGCGGTGGGCGCAAAACCAAAGGAGCATCTTCCCGCCGAAGAACTTGCCGGGCACGGGGTGCGCGTGATGATTCAGATTGGCGGATAG
- a CDS encoding T9SS type A sorting domain-containing protein, whose translation MTQKLLLAGAMLCTMAAAATAQTRDSVWAVGSSQNEYAYAMQPASDGGFIVVGTKGGTSGSSVDYWLARFDAQGNKKWEGTYGRPGVGETVWGLEPSLDGGWLVAGFSGRQFSGDEHALMYKIDDNGKVVWEKDIDYASSDHAHIVLDRPEGGYYMTGHTDSKGDPSGDVWMIRMDAERNILWEKLFSLNYGEHSHAARLTSDGGCVVLCHTVVNNLEKYWVFKVDSNGVQQWSKTPTSGNTMHDSPYYIVNTREGGFALFGGSSNNNGGTGWMLVLDSAGNTIVDKHYGGSTEDSFLWSGRQTSDGGFVGFGLTSGQTNGAYDAYVVKTDVKGEIEWEQRLGAEGNDYGYCGYETPDGFVVAGATLSNSLLVGGGQDMLLGKIFRDGGPVSSVEEDALATEGLSVFPNPVSGDLTIRLRQPNSLHGEILDAVGRTVATLTNDLADDGSARMSTANLPAGIYFVRIATTTGVATKAVQVIR comes from the coding sequence ATGACACAGAAATTACTTCTTGCCGGCGCAATGCTTTGCACAATGGCCGCCGCAGCCACCGCGCAAACCCGCGACTCCGTTTGGGCCGTTGGCAGTTCGCAAAACGAATACGCCTACGCCATGCAGCCCGCCAGCGACGGCGGGTTTATTGTTGTTGGGACCAAAGGGGGGACCTCCGGATCTAGCGTGGATTACTGGCTTGCCCGATTCGATGCCCAGGGGAATAAAAAATGGGAGGGAACCTACGGCCGCCCCGGTGTTGGCGAAACGGTCTGGGGGCTTGAGCCATCGCTGGATGGTGGGTGGCTTGTTGCCGGATTCAGCGGCCGCCAGTTCAGCGGCGACGAGCACGCGCTGATGTACAAGATTGACGACAACGGCAAAGTCGTCTGGGAAAAAGATATTGACTACGCCAGCAGCGACCACGCCCACATCGTGCTGGACCGCCCGGAAGGTGGCTACTACATGACCGGCCACACCGACTCGAAAGGGGACCCAAGCGGCGACGTGTGGATGATTCGGATGGATGCCGAACGGAACATCCTTTGGGAAAAACTTTTCAGCCTGAACTACGGCGAACACTCCCACGCCGCCCGCCTAACCTCCGATGGCGGCTGCGTGGTGCTGTGCCACACGGTTGTCAACAATCTTGAAAAGTATTGGGTGTTTAAGGTGGATAGCAACGGGGTGCAGCAATGGAGCAAAACCCCAACCAGCGGCAACACCATGCACGACTCCCCTTACTACATCGTAAACACCCGCGAAGGGGGCTTTGCGCTGTTTGGTGGATCCAGCAATAACAATGGGGGAACCGGATGGATGCTGGTGCTGGATTCGGCAGGGAACACCATTGTTGATAAACACTACGGCGGAAGCACCGAAGATTCCTTCCTCTGGTCAGGCCGCCAAACAAGCGATGGCGGGTTCGTTGGGTTCGGCCTTACTTCCGGGCAAACCAACGGCGCGTACGATGCCTACGTTGTGAAAACCGACGTGAAAGGGGAGATCGAATGGGAGCAACGGCTGGGGGCCGAAGGGAATGATTACGGGTACTGCGGCTACGAAACTCCAGACGGGTTTGTGGTGGCCGGCGCAACCCTCTCGAACTCACTGTTGGTTGGCGGAGGCCAGGATATGCTGCTCGGCAAAATCTTCCGCGATGGCGGGCCAGTTTCCTCGGTGGAGGAAGACGCGCTGGCCACCGAAGGGCTAAGCGTCTTCCCGAATCCTGTCTCGGGCGATCTCACCATCCGCTTGCGCCAGCCGAACAGCCTGCATGGCGAAATCCTGGACGCAGTTGGCCGCACGGTGGCCACCCTAACCAACGACCTTGCCGACGATGGCTCGGCACGGATGAGCACCGCCAACCTTCCCGCCGGCATCTACTTCGTTCGTATCGCCACAACCACCGGCGTGGCAACGAAGGCCGTGCAAGTGATTCGGTAA
- a CDS encoding DNA-binding protein, with translation MTRKPHTINRVFIGRLPSGADLVGSITRIANEEGIAVGTVAVHGAVRRVALTIQNQETRFNETIERDGGLEIAAASGTISQFKGRALARLNGVFATPDGQLLGGTIALGTIAHACEVVITELHGASLSRDFDMETGLPLWKASALLVPPETE, from the coding sequence ATGACCAGAAAACCACACACCATCAATCGGGTGTTCATTGGGCGATTGCCAAGCGGGGCGGACCTTGTGGGAAGCATCACGCGCATTGCCAACGAGGAAGGAATTGCCGTTGGAACCGTTGCGGTGCATGGCGCGGTGCGGCGCGTGGCGCTGACCATCCAGAACCAGGAAACCCGCTTCAACGAAACAATCGAGCGGGATGGCGGATTGGAGATTGCCGCAGCAAGCGGGACGATTTCGCAGTTCAAAGGGCGCGCGCTGGCACGGTTGAACGGAGTGTTTGCCACCCCCGATGGCCAGCTGCTTGGCGGCACCATCGCGCTGGGGACCATTGCCCATGCCTGCGAGGTTGTTATCACCGAGCTGCACGGCGCAAGCCTTTCCCGCGACTTCGACATGGAAACGGGACTGCCGCTTTGGAAGGCTTCCGCACTGCTGGTCCCGCCAGAAACGGAGTAA
- a CDS encoding SRPBCC domain-containing protein, with protein MMNKQQQIQTSEQPMETPMETTHYHTVQVQRTVSGAVEDVWQAWADPIKIAHWFTEEAEQDLRVGGRYRNSDGDEGEYLEVQPPNRLKFTWEQPDYAPGSIVTVELSAGEQEKTTVVEVLHQQVHCDDADDLQTGWQWALDSLQRYMITGLGIRFEEWMMMQSQ; from the coding sequence ATGATGAACAAACAACAACAAATCCAAACATCAGAGCAGCCGATGGAAACGCCAATGGAAACCACGCATTATCACACTGTCCAGGTCCAGCGCACCGTTAGCGGAGCCGTGGAGGACGTTTGGCAAGCATGGGCCGACCCCATAAAAATTGCCCACTGGTTCACCGAAGAAGCCGAGCAGGACCTGCGCGTTGGCGGGCGTTACCGCAACAGCGACGGCGACGAAGGTGAGTACCTTGAGGTTCAGCCGCCGAACCGATTGAAGTTCACTTGGGAGCAACCCGATTACGCTCCCGGGAGCATCGTCACGGTGGAGCTTTCTGCGGGCGAGCAAGAGAAGACAACGGTGGTGGAGGTTCTGCACCAGCAGGTCCATTGCGACGATGCTGACGACCTTCAAACCGGCTGGCAATGGGCACTGGATTCGCTACAGCGATACATGATCACGGGGCTTGGGATCCGCTTTGAAGAATGGATGATGATGCAATCGCAGTAG
- a CDS encoding multidrug efflux SMR transporter — MSYLLLILAGLFEVGFTTCLKLSENFTNLRWTLGFLASASISFYLLTKATETIPMGTGYAVWTGIGAAGTVVVGMLFFDEPTDTWRIFFLVMLIGSIAGLKLVSAH; from the coding sequence ATGTCCTATCTGCTGCTGATCCTTGCTGGCTTGTTCGAGGTTGGGTTCACCACCTGCCTGAAGCTCTCGGAAAATTTCACCAACCTCCGTTGGACGTTGGGCTTTTTGGCAAGCGCAAGCATCAGTTTTTACCTGCTGACCAAAGCCACCGAAACCATTCCGATGGGGACTGGTTATGCCGTCTGGACCGGGATTGGTGCGGCGGGAACAGTGGTGGTGGGAATGCTTTTTTTTGACGAACCAACCGACACGTGGCGGATCTTCTTTTTGGTGATGCTGATCGGTTCAATCGCCGGACTGAAGCTGGTTTCGGCGCACTAA
- a CDS encoding MBL fold metallo-hydrolase has protein sequence MIRLKVWGSRGSIPVSGPGTESYGGNTPCLHLTDGEGTHLVLDAGSGIRLLGAALLQQQPKRVDILLTHLHMDHIQGIGFFIPLYIPGLEVHIWGPASTGMRLWSRLARYMSPPLFPVRLRELPCNLSLHEIPCGEFSIGSFTINSQLICHPGPTVGFRIEQAGTVVTYIPDHEPALGARTFPTSPDWTSGFALAQNADLLIHDAQYDDNEYRNCIGWGHSSVRDACAFARLAGVRRLMPFHHDPAHNDSRLEALADMARNECDPSCQIIEGREGTELEL, from the coding sequence ATGATCCGACTGAAAGTCTGGGGTTCGCGTGGCTCCATTCCCGTTTCCGGCCCCGGCACCGAATCCTACGGCGGCAACACCCCCTGCCTGCATCTGACCGATGGCGAAGGGACGCATCTGGTGCTGGATGCCGGCTCCGGCATTCGATTGCTCGGCGCGGCACTGCTGCAACAGCAGCCAAAACGGGTGGACATCCTTCTGACCCATCTCCACATGGACCATATCCAGGGGATCGGATTTTTTATCCCACTCTACATCCCGGGATTGGAGGTCCATATCTGGGGACCGGCCAGCACCGGCATGCGGCTGTGGTCGCGGCTTGCCAGGTATATGTCGCCGCCGTTGTTCCCGGTTCGGTTGCGCGAGCTTCCCTGCAATCTTTCCTTGCATGAAATCCCGTGCGGCGAATTCTCCATCGGCTCGTTCACCATCAATTCGCAGCTGATTTGCCACCCGGGCCCCACCGTTGGGTTCAGGATTGAGCAAGCCGGAACGGTGGTGACGTACATCCCCGATCACGAACCCGCGCTTGGCGCACGCACCTTCCCCACAAGCCCAGACTGGACCTCCGGATTCGCCCTTGCCCAAAATGCGGACCTGCTGATCCACGACGCGCAGTATGACGATAATGAGTACCGCAACTGCATCGGCTGGGGGCACAGTTCCGTTCGGGATGCGTGCGCGTTTGCCCGGCTGGCCGGGGTTCGGCGGCTGATGCCGTTCCATCACGATCCTGCCCACAACGATTCCCGGCTTGAGGCCCTGGCGGACATGGCCCGCAACGAATGCGACCCTTCCTGCCAAATTATTGAAGGACGAGAGGGGACTGAGTTGGAGTTGTGA
- a CDS encoding TonB-dependent receptor, producing MNQRLLILPLLGLAWAQLQAQQPITTPPSPPAALPLMPLLGRVLSAGDGTPISGATIRVVGVDSSYPGQPGAITRPDGTFTLQRPTAVAIALEIRSIGYETKTITVADTTAAITTALAETETLQPTVQVTGIRRQRSVEDACCRVESLQEEVQQHAPFSPSVGEVLRRYSSCTSARISCSIDNSSSLRLRGLEPTYVKTLIDGMPAFSGLSTFYGLSLIPAGALQTIKISEGASSGLYGNGAVSGVVDLLLRQPTEIRELNVTANLAGDGTSVPEGRDVGVAFTGMAGDVGIAAFGAFNQHEGAAGEETVARDYTRFSGVARANVMADNATELTLTAIGAGESRQGIVAGIAGQDPFRETVDLARYDLMLRGARSFTETSELSIAAMLGTMNATHDAGQLAASRLQQRVAFANLLFRTEWLGNRLTLGGEFRADKMESEERPDLAYDYSIGSIILQDEIHLSEQVGLLGSLRLEKHSLAGEIVVPRGSVRYQPMANMTMRLMAGQGFKGQALFDEHHRSMDGVYRWRNNTGFDFERSTTLNYDISYSFMLGETAGMDANFNAYWTAIDGKGIPDADSLAAGTLFMVNSQRPTRLTGMELQLRPTLGEHWSGSVGLALIRYAMQDASGEYQQLPLAPRANLDASVMYEASEQGIVAEAWGSWIGSQVLPANPSNLSTSPAYTLLNVRIEKAFGKLAAYAGAMNLLDQQQERTMPLAFETSNRAVDGSIVWGPLEGREFFAGIRWTLGGGD from the coding sequence ATGAACCAGCGATTACTCATACTTCCATTATTGGGATTAGCCTGGGCACAGCTGCAGGCCCAACAACCAATCACCACGCCGCCGTCGCCGCCCGCAGCATTGCCACTTATGCCGTTGCTGGGGCGGGTACTTTCGGCAGGGGATGGAACGCCAATCAGCGGGGCAACCATCCGCGTTGTTGGCGTTGACAGCAGTTACCCCGGCCAGCCCGGGGCCATCACCCGCCCCGATGGGACCTTCACCCTGCAACGCCCAACTGCCGTGGCCATTGCCCTTGAGATCCGCTCCATCGGCTACGAAACCAAAACCATCACCGTGGCCGACACCACCGCAGCGATAACAACCGCGCTGGCCGAAACGGAGACGCTGCAACCCACCGTGCAGGTAACGGGAATCCGCCGGCAACGCTCGGTTGAGGACGCTTGCTGCCGTGTGGAGTCGCTGCAGGAAGAGGTTCAGCAGCACGCCCCGTTCTCCCCAAGCGTTGGCGAGGTTCTTCGCCGCTACAGCTCCTGCACCTCGGCCCGGATCAGTTGCTCGATTGATAATTCCTCCTCGCTCCGGCTGCGCGGATTGGAGCCGACCTACGTGAAAACGCTCATTGATGGAATGCCCGCCTTCAGCGGCTTATCAACCTTCTACGGCCTAAGCCTGATCCCTGCCGGGGCGTTGCAGACGATCAAAATTTCCGAAGGGGCCTCCAGCGGATTGTACGGAAACGGCGCGGTCAGCGGTGTGGTGGATTTGCTGCTGCGCCAGCCCACCGAAATACGCGAGCTGAACGTTACCGCAAACCTTGCTGGCGACGGAACCAGCGTGCCAGAAGGCCGCGACGTTGGAGTTGCTTTCACCGGAATGGCCGGCGATGTTGGGATTGCCGCATTCGGTGCGTTCAACCAGCACGAAGGGGCCGCAGGGGAAGAGACGGTGGCCCGCGATTACACCCGATTCAGCGGCGTTGCGCGGGCCAACGTGATGGCCGACAACGCCACCGAGCTAACGCTGACGGCAATCGGCGCGGGGGAATCGCGGCAGGGGATTGTTGCGGGGATTGCCGGCCAGGACCCGTTCCGCGAAACGGTTGACCTTGCCCGCTACGACCTGATGCTGCGCGGCGCACGCTCCTTCACGGAAACCTCCGAACTCAGCATCGCGGCAATGCTTGGCACGATGAACGCCACCCACGATGCCGGCCAGTTGGCGGCCTCGCGGCTGCAACAGCGGGTGGCGTTCGCCAACCTTCTGTTCCGCACCGAATGGCTGGGGAACCGGCTGACCCTGGGGGGTGAGTTCCGCGCCGACAAGATGGAATCGGAGGAACGCCCGGACCTTGCCTACGATTACTCCATCGGCTCGATTATTCTGCAAGATGAAATTCACCTTTCGGAGCAGGTTGGGCTGCTGGGAAGCCTCCGGCTGGAGAAGCATTCGCTGGCGGGGGAAATCGTTGTGCCGCGTGGATCGGTGCGGTATCAGCCAATGGCCAACATGACGATGCGGCTGATGGCCGGGCAAGGGTTCAAGGGGCAGGCGTTGTTCGATGAACATCATCGTTCCATGGATGGCGTGTACCGTTGGCGGAACAACACGGGCTTCGATTTCGAGCGTTCCACAACCCTGAATTACGACATCAGCTACAGCTTCATGCTTGGCGAAACCGCAGGGATGGATGCCAACTTCAACGCCTACTGGACCGCGATTGATGGGAAAGGAATTCCAGACGCTGATTCGCTGGCGGCGGGGACGCTCTTCATGGTCAACAGCCAACGCCCCACCCGGTTGACAGGGATGGAGTTGCAGCTTCGCCCAACGCTCGGCGAGCATTGGAGCGGGTCGGTGGGGCTTGCGCTGATTCGCTACGCCATGCAGGACGCTTCCGGGGAGTATCAACAACTTCCGCTTGCCCCCCGCGCCAACCTTGACGCATCGGTGATGTACGAAGCCAGCGAGCAGGGAATCGTTGCCGAGGCTTGGGGAAGCTGGATTGGGTCGCAAGTTCTTCCGGCCAATCCCAGCAACCTTTCCACCTCGCCAGCCTACACCCTGCTGAACGTCCGCATCGAGAAGGCGTTTGGGAAATTGGCGGCCTATGCCGGGGCAATGAACTTGCTGGACCAGCAACAAGAGCGCACCATGCCCCTTGCCTTCGAGACCAGCAACCGCGCCGTTGATGGAAGTATCGTGTGGGGTCCGCTGGAAGGCCGCGAGTTCTTTGCCGGGATCCGCTGGACGCTTGGAGGCGGGGATTAG